The Arcobacter sp. CECT 8986 DNA window TTTAATTGTTAATTCTTGCATCTGTTTATAAAATGGAATTGAACGATTTAACATATCATCAAAAACTGATGCTACATCTTCATCAAATTCAAATTGTTTTTTTATTGATTTTTCAAATACTTTATCTATCATATGGATATTTTATCTAAATGATTATTAATAAATATTTATCAATTGAAAAATTCTTTTGCTTCTTTTATATCTAATAGAATTTGAGCTTTTAAATCTTTAAAATCATCAAATTTTTTGTTATCTCTGATTTTATCTAAAAATGCTACTTCTACATTATTATATGTAGTTTCTATATCACCTTGTAATATATGTGTTTCTATGGCATAAGTACCATCAGTTGATACTCTATGACCTATAAATGTAACTGAATTATATATATCATTTTTTATTTTTGTTTTTGTGATATATACACCTTCATTTGGTAATAGAAAATTTTCAACTTGTAAATTTATTGTAGGAACAAAATCACTTTTACCTAATCCTTGTCCTTTTACTTGTGAGCCAACAATTTTATAATTTTTACCCAAAAATTCATTTGCTTTTTTGATATTACCATTTTTTATAAAATCTCTAATATA harbors:
- a CDS encoding bifunctional riboflavin kinase/FAD synthetase, which translates into the protein MKKSYSTLVNKKDIQSIAIGGFDGMHIAHQKLFENLDENGAIVTIESGFSNLTPKSFRQEYTNLPVYYYVLDNIKHLEGKEFIRLIKEEFPNLKKIVVGFDFCFGKNRKYCVEDLKELFQGEVVVVDEIKNNGTAIHSRYIRDFIKNGNIKKANEFLGKNYKIVGSQVKGQGLGKSDFVPTINLQVENFLLPNEGVYITKTKIKNDIYNSVTFIGHRVSTDGTYAIETHILQGDIETTYNNVEVAFLDKIRDNKKFDDFKDLKAQILLDIKEAKEFFN